Genomic window (Mesorhizobium sp. M4B.F.Ca.ET.058.02.1.1):
ACCGGGCCGAAGCACCTGACGCTGAAGCTGACCAGGGCGAAGTTCGAAAGCCTGGTCGAGGATCTCGTCCAGCGCACGATCGACCCCTGCAAGGCGGCGCTCAAGGATGCCGGCCTGAAGGCTGGCGAGATCGACGAGGTCGTCCTGGTCGGCGGCATGACCCGCATGCCCAAGATCCAGGAGATCGTGAAGCAGTTCTTCGGCAAGGACCCGCACAAGGGCGTCAACCCGGATGAGGTCGTCGCGCTTGGCGCCGCCATCCAGGCCGGCGTGCTGCAGGGCGACGTCAAGGACGTGCTCCTGCTCGACGTGACGCCGCTGTCGCTCGGCATCGAAACGCTGGGCGGCGTGTTCACCCGCCTGATCGAGCGCAACACCACGATCCCGACCAAGAAGAGCCAGGTGTTCTCGACCGCCGAGGACAGTCAGTCGGCGGTGACGATCCGCGTCTTCCAGGGCGAGCGCGAGATGGCGGCAGACAACAAGCTGCTCGGCCAGTTCGACCTTGTCGGCATCCCGCCGGCACCGCGCGGCGTGCCGCAGATCGAGGTCACCTTCGACATCGACGCCAACGGCATCGTCAACGTCTCGGCCAAGGACAAGGGCACCGGCAAGGAGCACCAGATCCGCATCCAGGCTTCCGGCGGCCTTTCGGACGCCGACATCGAGAAGATGGTCAAGGACGCCGAGGCCAATGCCGAAGCCGACAAGAAGCGGCGCGCCGTGGTCGAGGCCCGCAACCAGGCCGAGGCGCTGGTGCATTCCTCGGAGAAGTCGCTGAAGGAATATGGCGATAAGGTCTCGGAAGCCGACCGTACGGCGATCGCCGATGCGATCGCGGCGCTGAAGGCCGCCACCGAAGGCGACGACGCGGCCGAGATCGAGGCCAAGACGCAGGCGCTCGCCGAAGCTTCGATGAAGCTCGGCCAGGCCATGTACGAAGCCTCGCAGAAGGAAGCGGCCGAGGCCGACGCCAAAGCGGACGCCGCCAAGGATTCGGACGTGGTCGACGCCGATTTCGAGGAAATCGACGAGGACGACGACAAGAAGAAGTCGGCCTGAGCCGCCTGACGGCAAATAATGCGAAAAGCCCGGCGCAAGGCCGGGCTTTTTTGCAACCCTTCATGAAAAAGTGCGGGCAAGGCCGCGCCAGCACTGGCATCCGGACGCCATCGCACCTAAATCGGAACGACGTGCCGGCAAACGACGCAACAGTGCATCAAGACATTGAGCATCCGGACTGCGGGAAAAAATGAAAGCTGATTTCTACGAGACGCTGGGCGTGCAAAAGGGCGCCGACGACAAGGAGCTCAAGAGCGCTTTCCGCAAGCTCGCCATGCAGTTTCATCCCGACCGCAATCCCGGCGATCACGCCTGCGAGCACAAGTTCAAGGAAATCAACGAAGCCTACGAGACGCTGAAGGACCCGCAGAAGCGCGCGGCCTATGATCGTTTCGGCCACGCCGCCTTCGAACATGGCGGCATGAATGGCGCCGCGCAGGGCTTCGGCGCCGGCGGCTTCGCCGACATCTTCGAGGATATTTTCGGCGACATGATGGGCGGCCGCCAGCGCCGCTCGTCGGGCGGCCGCGAGCGTGGCGCGGACCTGCGCTACAATATGGAGATTTCGCTGGAGGAGGCGTTTTCCGGCAAGACCGCGCAAATCCGCGTGCCGGCCTCGATCTCCTGCTCTGAATGTTCGGGCAGCGGCGCCAAGCCCGGCACCCAGCCGGCCACCTGCTCGATGTGCAACGGCCACGGCAAGGTGCGCGCCACGCAAGGCTTCTTCTCGATCGAGCGCACCTGCCCGCAGTGCCAGGGCCGCGGCCAGACGATCAAGGACCCGTGCCCGAAATGCGCCGGCCAGGGCCGCGTCACTGAGGAACGTTCGCTGTCGGTCAACATCCCGGCCGGCATCGAGGACGGCACCCGCATCCGGCTGGCCAATGAGGGCGAGGCCGGCCTGCGCGGCGGCCCGTCGGGCGACCTCTACATTTTCCTCGCGGTCAAGCCGCACGAGTTCTTCCAGCGCGACGGCGCCGACCTCTACTGCAAGGTGCCGATCTCGATGACGACAGCGGCTCTCGGTGGGTCCTTCGAGGTGACGACGCTCGACGGCACGCAGACCAAGGTGAAGGTGCCGGAAGGCACGCAGAACGGCCGCCAGTTCCGGTTGAAGGGCAAGGGCATGCCGGTGCTGCGCCAGCCCAATGTCGGCGACCTCTACATCCAGACCGCGGTCGAGACGCCGCAGAACCTGTCGCGCCGGCAGCGTGAGCTCCTGGAAGAGTTCGAGCAGCTGTCCTCGCAGGACAATTCGCCCCAGTCGAGCGGCTTCTTCGCCCGCATGAAGGACTTTTTCGAATCCTTCAGCGACCGCTGAGAGGTTGAAGGGCATGTCCCGGGGATTGCTTCCCGAGCGTCATCAACACCTTATGCCAGGTTGACGCCTTGCCTTGTCCCACCTAGCTGCTAATTAGCGGGTCGGGGAGCGTTGAGGAGAGCTCGCATGGCACGTGGTCCCGGGTTGCGCAAGTCGCTGGCGGAGAAGTTCGACGACGAGCTGAAGTTCTTCAGGGGCTGGATCGACAAGCCGAAGACGGTCGGCTCGATCGTTCCCACCAGTTCCATCACCGCCCGCAAGATGGCCTCGATCGTCAATCCGAAATCCGGCCTGCCGGTGCTTGAGGTCGGCCCCGGCACCGGCGTCATCACCCGCGCCATCCTGGCGCAGGGGATAAAGCCGGAAAATCTCTACGCGGTCGAATACTCGACCGATTTCGTGCGCCACCTGCGTCGGCTTTATCCGGGCGTCAACGTCATCGAAGGCGACGCCTTCAATCTCAACGCGACGCTCGGCGACAAGCGCGACATGGTGTTCGATTCGGTTGTCTCCGGCGTGCCGCTGCTGAACTTCCCGGTCGCCCAGCGCATCGCCTATATCGAAAGCCTGCTCGACCGCATCCCCGCCGGCCGGCCGATCGTTCAGCTGACCTATGGTCCGCTGTCGCCGATCCCGCCCGGCCGCGGCGACTACACGGTCAAGCATTTCGATTTCATCATCCGCAACATCCCGCCGACGCAGCTGTGGATCTACCGGCGCGAGGCGCATTAGAGGAGAAGGAATAGGGGAGTACGGCAGTGGGGCAGCAGGGGAGTGAACGGCTCGATACCGTACTGCCTTACTGCCTTACTGCCCTACTCTCTTCCTCCCTCATCCAAACGTTGATTTGAGCGGCCCCTTTCTGTACCTGTCCGGGAACAAGGGTGGCCAATGCCAATGATCCCAAAAATCCTCGTCTTCGCAGGCTCGATCCGGTGGGGCGCCTTCAGCGGCAGGACCGCGGACGTGGCGCAGAAAGAGCTTGCCATGCAGGGCGCCGAGGTGACCCGCATCTCGCTTGGCGACTATCCGCTGCCGATCATGGACGAGGACTTGGAAAAGGAGAAAGGCATTCCCGAGAATGCCATGCGGATCGGCCGGCTGATCGCCAACCACGATGGACTGTTGATCGCCACGCCGGAATATAACGGCTCGCTGCCACCTCTGCTCAAGAACAGCATCGACTGGGTGAGCCGGATACGCCGCGACGGCGGCCGCTCGTTCAGGCCGTTTGCAGGCAAGCCCGCCGGCCTCTGCTCCTCCTCCGACGGCAAGTTTGCCGGCATACGCTGCATCAATCACCTGCGCGCCGTGCTGGTGCGCTGCCAGGTCGAGGTGGTCACGCCGGAATGCTCGGTCTCTGGCGCCAGCGACGCCTTCGACGAGAATGGACATTTCCGCGACGACAGACTACGCCAATCGATGGAGCGCCTATGCCGCACACTGATCGAAACCTCGCGCATGCTGTCCAGCCGGATCGAAGCATGATCCCGGAGCATGCCGACACCATGCGCGACAGGCTGATCGTCGGTCTCGACGTGCCGACGGTGAAGGACGCCGAGAAAGCGGTGCGCGAGCTCGACGGCACGGTCTCCTTCTACAAGATCGGCTATCAGCTGGCCTTCGCCGGCGGACTCGACTTCGCTCGCGAGCTTGCCAGCGGCGGCATCAGGATCTTCCTCGACATGAAGCTGCTCGACATCGACAACACGGTGGCCAAGGGGGTCGAGAACATCGTCAGGATGGGCATGACGATGCTCACCATCCACTCCTATCCCAAGGCGATGCGGGCTGCTGTCGAAGCGGCCCGGGGCAGCGATCTCTGCCTGCTCGCGGTCAGCGTGCTGACCTCGATGGACGAGCAGGACATGATCGACGCCGGCTACGAATACGACCCGCACACGCTGGTGCTGAGGCGCTCAGAGCAAGCGCTGCATGCCGGCATGGGCGGCGTCGTCTGTTCCGCCGAGGAGGCGGAAGCCGTGCGCCGGATCGTCGGGCCGAACATGGCCGTGGTCACGCCGGGAATACGCCCCAAGGGCAGCGACCATGGCGACCAGAAACGGGTGGTGACCCCGGCGCAGGCGATTCGCAACGGCTCCAGCCATCTTGTCGTTGGCCGCCCGATCGTCGGCGCCGCCGACAGGCGCGCTGCCGCCGAGGCCATCCTGGCCGAAATGCGGTCCGCATAAGTCCCAAACTCGGAGAAACGATATGGCAAAGGGATACTGGGTCGCCCGCGTCGATGTGCGCGACGCCGAGGGCTACAAGGACTATGTCGCCGCCGCGAAGCCGGCCTTCGAGCGGTTCGGCGCGAAATTCCTGGAGCGCGGCGGCGAGCACGAGAAGGCCGAGGGGCCGGGCCGCGCGCGCAACGTCATCATCGAGTTTCCGTCGCTTGCCGCGGCGCATGAATGCTACCATTCGCCGGAATACCAGCGCGCCGTCGCCATCCGCCAGAAGGTGGCCGACGGCGAGATCGTGCTGGTCGAGGGCATCTAGCCCCCTGCTTGACCATGACCTTGTCCGAAAACCGGCTCCCACTTTTCGGGGTCATGGTCGAAGCCGGGTCCTCGCGGTTTCGGCCATCGCATCGGCGAGACCGAGGCCCCATTGCGCGCGGCAATAGTCACGGAAATCGAAGCAGGGCAGGCCGGGACAGACCTCGAACTCGATGAGATGGACGGTGTCGTCGGCCTCCACCCTGAGGTCGACGGAGAAGACATCGCGCAAGCCGAGCCCGGTCATCAGGCCCCCGGCGATCCGGCGGATTATCGCATCGGCTGCCGGTTGGCTCGCGGTGACGGGCTCGAGCACCGGCTCGGCATAGGTTCCGGCGGCCTTCGCGATCCCGCCGGTATCGCCATAGAGCGCCAGGCTGTCGGCCATGGTCTGGAAATCGCCACCGGACTCGACGAAGGCGATGCCGAGCGCCTCGACGCCGGTCTCCGGCTTCAGGCCGAGGAAGCTGGCGCGCACGTTGCGGCCGGCGACATAGGGCTGGACGACGACGTCGTCGCGATAGTGGGCGAAGACGCGCCGGCTAAGCTCCAGCGCATGACCGAGATCAGCCACACGCGAATCCGGCCAGATGCCGATCTTGGCACCGAGGCGGTTCGGCTTGACGAACCAGCCGGCTTCCGAGGCTGGCGGCTCGACCAGCCATTCCCCGTTCCGCGCCAGACCTGCCTGCGGCGCCGGCAAGCCAAGCGCGCCGAGCACGGCGCCGGAGCGGAACTTGTCCTGGCAGAGCGCGAATAAGGAATCGTCGGCGCCGATGGTCTTCAGCCCATTGAGCCTTGCCAGCGCGGGCGCCGCGCCGCCCCGGAAATAGGCGATGCCGTCGGTCAGCGTCCAGACCAGCGTGGCATCCCGATCAGCGCGGGCAAGCACGCCGGCGGCTTCATCCAGCTCGACCGACGCAAAGGCGAGGCCGCGCGCTTCGCAAGCAGCGGCCAGCACCTCGAATTCCGGCGCAAGGTCGGTCGACTGTGCCAGGTAGGACGATATCTCGGTGGCGCGCTCCGCCGGGTAGCCGTCGGCGACCAGCCGGTCGAAACAGGCTTTCTCCGGCTCGTGGACGAGGATCAGTCTCGGCTGGTTGCGCGGCATCGATTGGAAAGGCTCTTGGCGGTCCGGCCTCTACCATCGCACGGCTGACGCCATTGGCTCTCGCGAAACCGACGAAGGCAGGCGGTTGCGTGACAGAACGGGGCCGAACCGCAAAGCGAACCGGTGACCCGGTCGCTTCAGGCGATCAGCACGCGCGGCTCGAAGCGGCCTTTGACCTCGAAATCGAGCAGGAAGGTCATGCCGGCCTGCGGGTCGAGCTGGCGCTGCTTTTCGTCCTTGCCCTTCCACGCCGAGGTCACCACCAGCCTGTCGGCCTTCGCGCCAACAAAGGCCGGGCAGGAGGGCTGCGTCACCGGCATCGGGATTTCGCGCAGCAGCGTGCCGTCCGGAGCATAGGCCTTGACCGCCCTGCCGCCCCAGACGGCGTTCCACAGCACGCCGTCGCGGTCGATGACGGAACCGTCGACATAGCCCTTGGACGAACGGTGATCGACGAACACTTTTGGTTCACCTATGGGCAGCCCGGCCGCGGGATCGCAGGCGACGCGCATCAAGAGCCCGGTCGAGGTGTCGGTGTAGTAGGCGATCTTTCCGTCCGCGGAAAAGCAGATTGAGTTCGACACGGTGATGTCGGAAAACAGCCGGCGCAATTCGCCCTTGAAGAACCAGTAGATCGAGCCGGCGCCCTTGCCCTCGTCCTTGCCCATAGTTCCGACCCAGAAGGCGCCGCAGGGGTGGACGCGCGAATCGTTGGAGCGGGTGAGCGGATTGTCGGCCTCAATCGCGGTGTGCAGCGTCAGCTTGCCGGTCGCGACATCGCGGACATGGAGGCCGGTTTCGGTGGCGATCAGCTGGCGCTGTTCATCGATGATGGCCAGCGCGCTGGCCATCAGGCCGAGATCATGCACCTTCAGCACGCCGGAGCCAACGCCCTGCTCCAACAGCAGGCCATTGACGATGTCGAACCAGAACAGCGCATCGCTGCCGCGGTCATAGCTCGGGCCTTCGCCAAGCTGGCAGATGCGGTCCGAGAAAACCGACACGGTGTCGCTCATTATGCATCTCCAAAGGCGGCGTCCCAGGCGACAACGGCGGCCTGAGCCCGCGCGGCCACCTCCTCGACGCCCATGCCGGGCTTGAACAGGCTGGAGCCGAGGCCGAAGACGCTGACGCCGGCCGATTTGTAGCCGGCAAAATCTTTCTCGGACACACCGCCAACGGCGCCGATCAGCACATCGGCGGGCAGCACCGCGCGCACGGCCGCAATGCCGCCGGCGCCAAGCACGCTTGCCGGGAAGAATTTCAGCGCCGAGGCGCCGAGCCTTATCGCCAGGAAGGCTTCTGTCGGCGTGAACACGCCGGGCATCGTCACCATGCCATGGGTCCGAGCGCGGTCCATCACCGCGGCATCAATGTTAGGGCTGACCAGCAGCCGGCCGCCGGCTGCGTGCAGGGCGTCGACATCGGCCGCCGTCAGCACAGTTCCGGCGCCGACCAGGGCTGCCTTTGGCAACGCCTGCACAAGGCCGGCGATCGAGACGCAGGGTTCCGGCGAATTGAGCGGCACCTCGATCGCCTCGATACCGGCATCGAAGATCGCCTGGCCGATCGCCACCGCCTCGCCCGGTTTCAGCCCGCGCAGGATGGCGACGAGGCCGCGCTTGAGTTTCGGAAACGGTGCTGTCTGGGTCACGCGGCGGCTCCAATCATGCCGTTCTCGCGTGCCGCCTCGACGAGCCCGGCACGCACTGCTTCATCGGCGTCAACAGTTCTGAGGGCAAGGTCCGCGATGCCCAGCGCGGCGGCATACAGCACACCCAGCGCGCCGGAGGCGACCAGCACGACAGGTGCATCGCCAGCGCCATAACGGCGTTTCGCCGAAGCGATCTCGCCGCCGAGCAGCAGCCCGGACAGGCACGCCGCCGCATCGTCGGCCTGCAGATCCTGCAGCAGGCCGGCGGCGCGGATGGCAAACAGCTTCGAGGTGACGTCACCGCCCTCGCCCAGGGCCCGTTCACACCATTGACGGAAGAAGGCATTGTCCGCGACCACCGCTGCCGGATGCTCGCCCAGCGAATGGCGCAGGATCGAATGCGCGGCCAGCACCGAAAACAGCTCGCCCGTCGGCCAGGTGCCGAAGCCGGCAACGGCGCCGTCCTCCACGACCACCCATTTCGAATGGGTGCCGGGCATGCAGACGAGGTGGCGGCCCTTTGCCGGCAAACCGGCGCCGGCGAGCTGGGTCTCCTCGCCGCGCATCACGTCGGGCGCATCGGCCGATCGCTGGGCAAGGCCCGGCACGATGCGAATGTCGCGGCTTTGGCCGGGAACACGGGCGGCGCCGGCGAGGATGGCGCCGAGAGGCGAGGGCACGGTGACATAGGGCGCTTCCAGCCAGCCCTGACGGGACCCGGCCATGCCGCAGATGATGACCGGCAGCGTCTCAGGCGCCCCCATGGCGGCCAGGTGGCCCTCAAGAACCTTCGAGAAACCTTTCTCGCGCGCGGTGATCAGCCCATCGTCGCCGCGACGCTCGGCAAGCACCTTGCCTGCGTCGTCGAGCAGCCAGGCCCTGAGCCTGGTCGTACCCCAATCGAGCGCGGCGACCGCAGGGGCCGCGCTCACAGGAAGCCTCCGTCGACGATCAGCATCTGCGCGGTCAGCATGCGCGAGGCATCCGAGGCCAGGAACAGCACCGTGCCGACGATGTCCTCGGGCTGCATGACATCCTTGATGCATTGCTTGGCGACATGGGCGGCGAGCCCATGTTCGGTGACCCAGAGCTCCTTCTGGCGTTCGGTGATCACCCAGCCCGGCGCAATCGCGTTGACCCGGATGCGGTCGGCGCCGAGCTTGCCGGCAAGGCCCTTGGTGAGGCCGAGTATGCCGGCCTTGGCGGCGGTGTAGGCCGGCATGTCGGGGTGGTTGATGAGATAGGAGGTCGAGGTGAAGTTGATGATCGAGCCGCCACCGGCCCGCTTCATGCCCGGCGCCACGGCCTGCGCGGTGAAGAAATGCGGGCGCAGGTTGACGGCAAGGTTGTTGTCCCAAAACTCGACGGTGACGTCCTCGACCGCGTGGCGGTCGTCAAGCGCGGCGTTGTTGACCAGGACGGTGACGTCGCCATGCGCTTCAGCCGCCCTGGCGGCCGAGGCGCGCAGCGCCTCGATGTCGCGCAGATCGGTCTTGAGGTAGAGTGGCCGCCGGCCTTGCTCCTTCTCGATGCGGTCGGCAAGCGCGATGCTCGGACGGTCGGCGATGTCGATGAAGGCGACCTTCGCGCCTTGCCGGACAAAGCCCTCGGTCAGCGCCGCGCCAATGCCGGAACCGCCGCCGGTGATCAGCACCGAAGCGCCTTCGAGATCGGCAAAACGTGCCGATGGCATCATCTTTTTTCTCCCTGGCCAGGTCGGCGCGCATCCTATCCAGACAAGGCGCGCGGGCAAGGGATAAACGTCAGATTTTCAAGCTTATGTCTGACAAAAAGGCAAATCACGCCGGCACGGATGAAGGGGCTGGCCGAATCCGTACAGGAACGGCGGTCAGATTGCCTTGGCGTGGAGGGCGCCGCGATAGGAATCGCGCAGATAGCCGAGCGTGGCGTCGGCATCGATCGGCTTGCCGAACAGATAGCCCTGCCCGCCGGCGCAGCCGAACTGGACCAGGCGGTCGGCCTGCGCCTCCTCCTCTATGCCTTCGGCCACGACATCCATGCCGAGCCCCTCGCACATGGCGAGGATGGCGCGGATGATGTGCTCGGACGGGCGGTCGTCGAGGATCGAGGAGACGAAGGCGCGGTCGATCTTGAGCTTGTCGAAATGGAATTCGCGCAGCCGCCCGAGCGAGGACTGGCCGGTGCCGAAATCGTCGAGCGAGACGCGGATGCCGACGCGGCGCAGATCCGCCACGATCTTCTCGGCCGAGGCCGGATCGTTCATCAGGCCGGTCTCGGTGATTTCGATCTCCAGCCGGTGCGGATCGAAGCCGGTGCGGTCGAGGATCGCCAGTATGTGCAGGCCGGTGTTCTGGTCGACGAGCTGCGACGGCGACAGGTTGAAGGACAGGAACAGGTCCTTCGGCCAGCTGCGCGCCGCCTCGGTGGCCTTGCGCAGCACCAGCTGCGACAGCGGACCAATGATGCCGCGTTCCTCGGCGATCGGGATGAACACATTTGGCGGCACGGAACCGAGGTCGCGGTCGGTCCAGCGCGCAAGTGTCTCGAAGCCGATGGTGCGGCGGGTGTTCAAGTCAACGATGGGCTGGAAATGCGGCTCCACCTCGCCGGCCGAGACGGCGCGGCGCAGCGCCTGCTCGATGCGGGTGACGCGCTTGGCCGCCTCTTCCATCTCGCGCGTGTAGACGACGACCCGGCCGCGACCGGAACGCTTGGCGTGGTAGAGAGCGGTTTCGGCCTTGTTGAGCAGAATGTCGGTAGTCTCGTCGCCGGAGTAGAAAAGCGAACAGCCGACGGAGGCCGACAGCCTGGCGGTGCGCTCGCCGACGTCATAAGGCGCCGACAGGATCTCGATCAGCATGCGCGCCTTTTCGGACGCCGCCTCTTCGCTGAACACCATCGGATAGAGGAAGGCGAACTCGTCGGCGCCGATGCGGCAAACGGTGGAATAGCTGTCCATCGAGGCGCGCAGCCGCATTGCCACCTGGATCAGGATGTCGTCGCCGGCCTTGTGGCCGAACAGGTCGTTGATCGGCTTGAAGCCGTCGAGGTCGAGGATGCCGACGGTGAAGGGCGCCGGGTCCTCGGAACGATCGCTGATCAGGCGGTCGACCTTGTCGAAGAAGCGGCGGTGATTGCCAAGCCCGGTCAGCGGATCGGTGAAGGCCAGATCCGTGTTTTCCCTGCCTGCCAGCCCGGTGGCAAACGTCGTTTGCATCGGTGTTCCTTGTTGCACGTCGGAATTTGCGGTGAGACTGGCAGGAAACCCTTTAGGAAACGTATCGAGAAATCGATTTTCTGGACGCCGGGTGGCCTGCTTAGTCGCCCTGGCGGACGCGGTAGATTTCGATCGGAGCTCCGCGGGTTCCCGCCACCGGCTCCAGCCATTCCGGCACGCTGCCGTCCACCAGGCCGGCAAGAAAGCCCTTGGGTGCCGTTTCGGCGAGAAGCTGGCTTTCAGTGCTGCCGCGGCAGACGGCCACCAAGCCGACATGGTGGCTTTCGACGATCCTTCGCGCATCCGCCGGGGACCCCAGGAAAGCATCGAGCGCCAGCAGATTTCCGGCGATGTTGCGATGGTAGGGACCGGCGAACACACGGTGCGCGGAATAGGCGAGGATAGGCGAGCCGAGATTGGAGATCGCCAGAACAGTGGTGCCGGGCAGCCGGGCGAGCGATGCAAACGAGGCCTTGTTCTCGCAATTCGTGTCGGCGACTTCGTCATTGGCCTTGCCGATCTCGAAGGCCGATGACACCGCCGTGGCGGTGCCGGCCCAGAGCGCGTTCACCGACAGCAGCCAGGCCGCCGCCATGCGAAGCGAGGTGCGTGGCGAAGGGCTGGCCTCGACCCGCTCGCGCCATCTGGCGATCCATGCCGAAAGCGGGATGACGGCAAAGGCAACCGAGAAAGTCGAGCCACGCACCTGCCAGGCGCTGACGATGAAGGCCACGACAAGCAGCACGCCGACGAGGGTGTCCTGCCGGCGCCAGCCGCCCTGGCGCAGGCGAAGAGCCAGGAGCACCATCCCCATCAGCGGAGTGGCATAGCGAGCAGCCACCCGGGCGGGGTTGTAGACGAGAAGCACGAACAGCGACTGAGCTTCGTCCACGTGATCGAGCCACAATTCCTTGAGGCGTGGATCGAGATTGGCATAAGGAGCCGCCAGGCACTGCGGAAACAACAACAGGACGACCGCGGCGAGTGCCGCGGCGAGCAGGCCGACCGATACGATACGCCGAAGGCGCGTGCGGCCGGCGGCGTCTATCGACGCGACCACCGCAAGACCGGCCCCGGCAAGCGCGGCGATGGCGAATTGCACGATCGAGAAGGCGTCGCATTGCGCCTGGCCCCAGGCGGATGCGGGGATCGTGGTGACAAAGACGAGAGCCGAAACACCGGCAAAGCCGGCGCCGAAATCCCTCGCGATCCGGCCTTCGCCGCTCCTGTCGACGATAAAGAGCAGTGCAACAGCGGCGCCGATGGTCGCGACATAGGGGGCGGTTTCCATGCCGACCGCCAACGTCAGGGCGGCGCAAAGGCCGGAAAACAATGCCGCGGACCGACTTGTCGGCGCCTCAAGCAACAGGCTGAGGCTAGCCATGGTCAGCGTGAGCTGGACATTGTGATGATCGATGGCACCCGGGGAAAAGATGCCTATGAAATGCAGCGCCGCAGCGCCGACGACCACCGCGGGCAGCACCGCCCGCTCGCCGGCAAAGCTGCGCGCGGCCCGGGTGAGGTAGAATACGGCGGCCCCGAAGAGCAGCGTCGGCCACGCAACCAGTGCGACATTCTCCGCGACGGCGGCGCTGCCCGTCAGTGCCGAGGCTGCAAGGATGATGGCGGCGAGCGGTGCGTCGACCAGCCGCGACCAATGCATGACAAAGCCGCCTTCCGGCCCCATCCGGTACTGGTGCAGGTCGAACCAGCCCTGGCCGGAGAGAAGATCGCGAACCTCGACCATTCGCAGCATGCTGTCATTGTCACCGCCGTTGTTGGTCAGTTCCGGAAATCCGGAATAGGCGTTGACCAGGAGCACCACCAGCATAGTGAGCAGCGCCGCCAGAAGGTCCATTCGCCAGGCGGCTCGGGCGGCTTTCCCGGAAGGAATCGCGGCATGGACGGCGGACATGGATCGACTTTCGGGTGGTTGCTCGGTGCCGCAGGCTAGCGCCGCTCGCTTCACAAAGCGTAAAGCTCGATGCAGATGCGCTAGCCGCGTGCCGGAAACACCCAAGCCGACGACACGATATAGCTCAGCGCGCTTGCCGCGACCGTGGTCAACGCCGACATGGCGACGGGCGACAGGCCAAAACGCGTTACCGCGACATGCGAGACAAGGCCGGAAAAGGCAGCGCATGCGGCCTGCAGCGCAAGATAGCGCGGCAGCGCGGTGGCATGATCATGCTCTGCGCCGAAGGTCCAGCCGCGTTGCGCGGAATAGGCGACGATGAAGGCGATCGCGTAGGCAACGGC
Coding sequences:
- a CDS encoding 2-dehydro-3-deoxygalactonokinase, whose translation is MSAAPAVAALDWGTTRLRAWLLDDAGKVLAERRGDDGLITAREKGFSKVLEGHLAAMGAPETLPVIICGMAGSRQGWLEAPYVTVPSPLGAILAGAARVPGQSRDIRIVPGLAQRSADAPDVMRGEETQLAGAGLPAKGRHLVCMPGTHSKWVVVEDGAVAGFGTWPTGELFSVLAAHSILRHSLGEHPAAVVADNAFFRQWCERALGEGGDVTSKLFAIRAAGLLQDLQADDAAACLSGLLLGGEIASAKRRYGAGDAPVVLVASGALGVLYAAALGIADLALRTVDADEAVRAGLVEAARENGMIGAAA
- a CDS encoding GtrA family protein; this translates as MIDALPDLIQKTRLFRFLVVGVGAALLLFVLSWLLVSLGLSPFAGSAVAYAIAFIVAYSAQRGWTFGAEHDHATALPRYLALQAACAAFSGLVSHVAVTRFGLSPVAMSALTTVAASALSYIVSSAWVFPARG
- a CDS encoding SDR family oxidoreductase, whose translation is MMPSARFADLEGASVLITGGGSGIGAALTEGFVRQGAKVAFIDIADRPSIALADRIEKEQGRRPLYLKTDLRDIEALRASAARAAEAHGDVTVLVNNAALDDRHAVEDVTVEFWDNNLAVNLRPHFFTAQAVAPGMKRAGGGSIINFTSTSYLINHPDMPAYTAAKAGILGLTKGLAGKLGADRIRVNAIAPGWVITERQKELWVTEHGLAAHVAKQCIKDVMQPEDIVGTVLFLASDASRMLTAQMLIVDGGFL
- a CDS encoding 2-dehydro-3-deoxy-6-phosphogalactonate aldolase, encoding MTQTAPFPKLKRGLVAILRGLKPGEAVAIGQAIFDAGIEAIEVPLNSPEPCVSIAGLVQALPKAALVGAGTVLTAADVDALHAAGGRLLVSPNIDAAVMDRARTHGMVTMPGVFTPTEAFLAIRLGASALKFFPASVLGAGGIAAVRAVLPADVLIGAVGGVSEKDFAGYKSAGVSVFGLGSSLFKPGMGVEEVAARAQAAVVAWDAAFGDA
- a CDS encoding GtrA family protein; this translates as MDLLAALLTMLVVLLVNAYSGFPELTNNGGDNDSMLRMVEVRDLLSGQGWFDLHQYRMGPEGGFVMHWSRLVDAPLAAIILAASALTGSAAVAENVALVAWPTLLFGAAVFYLTRAARSFAGERAVLPAVVVGAAALHFIGIFSPGAIDHHNVQLTLTMASLSLLLEAPTSRSAALFSGLCAALTLAVGMETAPYVATIGAAVALLFIVDRSGEGRIARDFGAGFAGVSALVFVTTIPASAWGQAQCDAFSIVQFAIAALAGAGLAVVASIDAAGRTRLRRIVSVGLLAAALAAVVLLLFPQCLAAPYANLDPRLKELWLDHVDEAQSLFVLLVYNPARVAARYATPLMGMVLLALRLRQGGWRRQDTLVGVLLVVAFIVSAWQVRGSTFSVAFAVIPLSAWIARWRERVEASPSPRTSLRMAAAWLLSVNALWAGTATAVSSAFEIGKANDEVADTNCENKASFASLARLPGTTVLAISNLGSPILAYSAHRVFAGPYHRNIAGNLLALDAFLGSPADARRIVESHHVGLVAVCRGSTESQLLAETAPKGFLAGLVDGSVPEWLEPVAGTRGAPIEIYRVRQGD
- a CDS encoding EAL domain-containing protein: MQTTFATGLAGRENTDLAFTDPLTGLGNHRRFFDKVDRLISDRSEDPAPFTVGILDLDGFKPINDLFGHKAGDDILIQVAMRLRASMDSYSTVCRIGADEFAFLYPMVFSEEAASEKARMLIEILSAPYDVGERTARLSASVGCSLFYSGDETTDILLNKAETALYHAKRSGRGRVVVYTREMEEAAKRVTRIEQALRRAVSAGEVEPHFQPIVDLNTRRTIGFETLARWTDRDLGSVPPNVFIPIAEERGIIGPLSQLVLRKATEAARSWPKDLFLSFNLSPSQLVDQNTGLHILAILDRTGFDPHRLEIEITETGLMNDPASAEKIVADLRRVGIRVSLDDFGTGQSSLGRLREFHFDKLKIDRAFVSSILDDRPSEHIIRAILAMCEGLGMDVVAEGIEEEAQADRLVQFGCAGGQGYLFGKPIDADATLGYLRDSYRGALHAKAI